The Euphorbia lathyris chromosome 3, ddEupLath1.1, whole genome shotgun sequence genome contains a region encoding:
- the LOC136222511 gene encoding ribosome-inactivating protein cucurmosin-like yields MKVSILLATWLSYSFLIATAINYPTVTFTTDLGSVGSYQTFMTSLRNNLQSGSKSHDIAVLRKPSQITNQNMFLLVELINYDKQLSITVAVSVVNVYVIAFKSGTKSFFLKDAPRGSEALLFDRTTKEPRLTVSTNYNNLGDRTKVGLGIKALGGAIEILNKFDGKSVDAPFKESLLVVIQMIAEASRFKFIELQIENKIIDDEYLPKWDTISFENRWDKLSEQIQLSGTDGIFKTPVQLQNADRSAKVVSNVAQVKSDVTLMLYHGSGERVAEEKFEGIAAEEVVKEWLEVL; encoded by the coding sequence ATGAAGGTATCAATTTTGTTGGCAACATGGTTAAGTTATAGTTTTTTAATAGCTACAGCAATTAACTACCCCACTGTTACATTTACAACCGATCTCGGCAGTGTTGGAAGCTACCAAACTTTCATGACCTCTTTACGAAACAATTTACAAAGTGGATCAAAAAGTCACGACATCGCAGTACTGAGAAAACCATCCCAAATTACAAACCAGAATATGTTTCTTCTGGTTGAGCTGATTAATTATGATAAACAACTCTCAATCACCGTTGCAGTAAGCGTTGTTAATGTATATGTGATCGCATTTAAATCCGGAACTAAATCCTTCTTCTTAAAGGATGCTCCTAGAGGATCAGAAGCACTCCTTTTCGACAGAACAACGAAAGAACCTCGTTTAACAGTGAGTACCAATTATAACAATCTAGGAGATAGAACCAAAGTCGGATTAGGAATTAAGGCATTAGGCGGAGCAATCGAAATACTAAATAAGTTCGACGGGAAATCTGTTGATGCTCCTTTTAAAGAGAGTCTTCTTGTTGTTATACAAATGATTGCTGAGGCTTCAAGATTTAAGTTCATCGAACTACAGATAGAGAATAAAATAATAGATGATGAGTACTTGCCAAAATGGGACACTATTAGCTTTGAAAATAGATGGGATAAACTTTCTGAACAAATCCAGCTATCTGGCACCGACGGAATATTTAAAACCCCGGTTCAGTTGCAAAATGCCGACCGTTCTGCCAAAGTTGTGTCAAATGTTGCACAAGTTAAATCGGATGTTACACTTATGCTCTACCATGGATCCGGAGAAAGAGTTGCAGAAGAAAAATTTGAGGGAATTGCAGCTGAAGAAGTTGTGAAAGAGTGGCTAGAGGTGCTCTGA